CGACCGCCGGGTAACCCTGGCGGCGGGGGCCGAGGCGCGGACGAAGTAGTCTTGAGACCATGCCCGAACGCCGCACTGTCGCCCTTGTCACCCTTGGCTGCGCCCGTAACGAGGTGGACTCGGAGGAGCTCGCAGGCCGCTTGGAGGCGGATGGCTGGCAGCTCGTCGAGGACGCCGAGGACGCGGACGTCGCCGTCGTCAACACCTGTGGCTTCGTCGAGGCCGCCAAGAAGGACTCCGTCGACGCCCTCCTCGAAGCCAACGATCTGAAGGGTCACGGCAAGACCCAGGCCGTCGTCGCGGTCGGCTGCATGGCCGAGCGGTACGGCAAGGAGCTCGCCGAGGCGCTGCCCGAGGCCGACGGCGTGCTCGGATTCGACGACTACGCCGACATCTCTGGACGCCTGCAGACGATCCTCAGCGGCGGCAGCGTCGAGGCGCACACCCCGCGCGACCGGCGCAAGCTGCTGCCGATCAGCCCCGCCGAGCGCCAGCTGGCCAAGGCGGACGTCGCGCTCCCGGGCCACGCGGACGCCGCGGCGCCCACGGACCTCCCCGAGGGCGTCGCGCCCGCGTCCGGGCCGCGCGCCCCGCTGCGCCGCCGCCTCGGCACCAACCCCGTCGCCTCCGTGAAGCTGGCCTCCGGCTGCGACCGGCGCTGTTCGTTCTGCGCCATCCCGTCCTTCCGCGGCTCCTTCATCTCGCGGCGTCCCTCCGACGTCCTCGGTGAGACCCGCTGGCTCGCCGAGCAGGGCGTCAAGGAGGTCATGCTCGTCTCCGAGAACAACACCTCGTACGGCAAGGACCTCGGCGACATCCGGCTCCTGGAGACGCTGCTTCCCGAGCTGGCCGCCGTCGACGGCATCGAGCGCGTGCGCGTCAGCTACCTGCAGCCCGCCGAGATGCGACCCGGCCTCATCGACGTCCTCACGTCGACGGAGAAGATCGCCCCCTACTTCGACCTGTCCTTCCAGCACTCCGCCCCCGGCGTCCTGCGCGCCATGCGGCGCTTCGGCGACACCGACCGCTTCCTGGAGCTCCTGGACACCATCCGGTCCAAGGCGCCGCAGGCCGGCGTCCGGTCCAACTTCATCGTGGGCTTCCCCGGTGA
The sequence above is a segment of the Streptomyces sp. Je 1-369 genome. Coding sequences within it:
- the rimO gene encoding 30S ribosomal protein S12 methylthiotransferase RimO; the protein is MPERRTVALVTLGCARNEVDSEELAGRLEADGWQLVEDAEDADVAVVNTCGFVEAAKKDSVDALLEANDLKGHGKTQAVVAVGCMAERYGKELAEALPEADGVLGFDDYADISGRLQTILSGGSVEAHTPRDRRKLLPISPAERQLAKADVALPGHADAAAPTDLPEGVAPASGPRAPLRRRLGTNPVASVKLASGCDRRCSFCAIPSFRGSFISRRPSDVLGETRWLAEQGVKEVMLVSENNTSYGKDLGDIRLLETLLPELAAVDGIERVRVSYLQPAEMRPGLIDVLTSTEKIAPYFDLSFQHSAPGVLRAMRRFGDTDRFLELLDTIRSKAPQAGVRSNFIVGFPGETEADLAELERFLTGARLDAIGVFGYSDEEGTEAATYDAKLDQDVVDARLAHISRLAEELTSQRADERLGETVEVLVESLDEEEGPLGRAAHQAPETDGQIRLTGSMGGDALQVGRMVVAKVVGTEGVDLVAECLEEARR